A stretch of Flavobacteriales bacterium DNA encodes these proteins:
- a CDS encoding TonB-dependent receptor: MRRTLLITFGLMGITHLHAQAVRGEVMDAESLIGLPGATVVVVGSDPIIGTVTDQDGRFTLSGAPWGRIALHVRMVGYEDQVLSGLVLTSAKDLAVSVRLQGALTELGEVEIVGDAAPGEVRNEMALLSARQFSVEETDRYAGSRGDPGRMASNFAGVQGADDSRNDIVIRGNSPMGVLWRFECVNIPNPNHFAIPGTGGGPVTILNNKYLANSDFFTGAFPAEFGNATAGVFDLRMRNGNADKHEFTAQLGFLGTELMAEGPLSKKHRSSYLVSYRYSTLRLFGFMGIRIGTDAIPQYQDAAFRFHFPSKKGSVSLWGIGGSSRIDIVISDQAKPDTATLIYGENDRDQYFRSRMGTVGATATRTLNEKTYVKATLALSGQGINSDHRYVYRRVVDGRFEVDSLPPLLRYRFHESKAMLYVFANRKLGLRTSLRVGVNTEQQWGAYLDSARAIIPATVDGDPNALGTWRVRWDAGVSATQLQPYAQVRHRFNEQWTATLGITSLYNSINANSFSPIEPRFGISYAPDTRQRISAGYGLHSQMQPGYLLFYGATTNGRDPQEQNTGIGLTRTHHGVVGYERRLGQRVRMKLEAYYQWLFDVPVSVAPSSFSFVNTGAGFERFFPDSLHNKGNGCNQGIELTLEHAFARGWYGLFTASLFDARYRGSDGVWRNTSFNGRNAFNLVLAREFTTAKKSVISIGTKFTYAGGRWYGPVDREASAAAQEVVYVDSLVNTRQFRPYFRADLKLGYRWNRPKVMHELGLDLVNVTGQQNILTLTYAPDHPSGDPIREEYQLGFLPLFYYKVEF, encoded by the coding sequence ATGCGCCGCACCCTGCTCATCACTTTCGGCCTCATGGGCATCACGCATCTGCATGCACAAGCCGTTCGCGGCGAGGTGATGGATGCCGAGAGCCTGATCGGGCTGCCGGGCGCAACAGTGGTGGTGGTGGGCAGCGATCCGATCATCGGCACCGTGACGGATCAGGACGGGCGCTTCACGTTGAGCGGCGCGCCATGGGGTCGCATTGCGCTGCATGTGCGCATGGTGGGCTACGAGGACCAGGTCCTCAGCGGCCTCGTGCTCACCAGCGCGAAGGACCTGGCGGTCTCCGTGCGGTTGCAGGGCGCGCTCACTGAATTGGGCGAAGTGGAAATCGTGGGCGATGCCGCGCCGGGCGAGGTGCGGAACGAGATGGCCCTGCTGAGCGCGCGGCAATTCAGCGTGGAAGAGACGGACCGCTACGCTGGCAGCCGTGGCGATCCCGGCCGCATGGCCAGCAACTTCGCCGGGGTGCAAGGCGCTGACGACAGCCGCAACGACATCGTGATCCGCGGGAACAGCCCCATGGGCGTGCTCTGGCGCTTCGAGTGCGTGAACATCCCCAATCCGAACCACTTCGCCATACCCGGCACCGGCGGTGGGCCTGTCACCATCCTCAACAACAAGTACCTCGCGAACTCCGACTTCTTCACCGGCGCATTCCCCGCTGAATTCGGGAATGCCACTGCTGGAGTGTTCGACCTGCGCATGCGCAATGGCAACGCCGATAAGCATGAGTTCACTGCGCAGCTCGGCTTCCTCGGGACCGAATTGATGGCCGAAGGGCCGTTGAGCAAGAAGCACCGCTCGAGCTATCTGGTGAGCTATCGCTACAGCACCTTGCGGCTCTTCGGGTTCATGGGCATCCGCATCGGCACCGATGCCATCCCGCAGTACCAGGATGCGGCCTTCCGCTTCCACTTCCCCAGCAAGAAAGGCTCGGTATCGCTCTGGGGCATCGGCGGCAGCAGCAGGATCGACATCGTGATCAGTGATCAGGCGAAGCCCGACACCGCCACCCTGATCTACGGCGAGAACGACCGCGACCAGTACTTCCGCTCGCGCATGGGCACCGTGGGCGCCACCGCCACGCGCACCCTGAATGAAAAGACCTACGTGAAGGCCACGCTTGCGCTCAGCGGCCAGGGCATCAACTCGGATCACCGCTACGTGTACCGCCGCGTGGTGGACGGACGCTTCGAGGTGGACAGCCTGCCACCTCTGCTGCGTTACCGATTCCATGAGAGCAAGGCGATGCTGTACGTCTTCGCCAACCGGAAACTTGGCCTTCGCACCAGCTTGCGCGTTGGAGTGAACACGGAGCAGCAATGGGGCGCCTACCTCGATAGCGCGAGAGCGATCATCCCGGCGACGGTAGATGGAGACCCGAACGCATTGGGAACCTGGCGGGTGCGCTGGGATGCGGGCGTGAGCGCCACGCAACTGCAGCCCTATGCCCAGGTGCGTCATCGTTTCAACGAACAGTGGACCGCCACGCTGGGCATCACCTCGCTCTACAACTCGATCAACGCGAACAGCTTCTCGCCGATCGAGCCGCGCTTCGGCATCTCTTACGCGCCCGACACGCGGCAACGGATCTCCGCCGGCTATGGACTGCACTCGCAGATGCAGCCCGGCTACCTGCTCTTCTACGGCGCCACCACCAACGGCCGCGATCCGCAGGAGCAGAACACGGGCATCGGCCTCACGCGCACGCATCACGGCGTAGTGGGCTACGAACGGCGATTGGGGCAGCGCGTTCGCATGAAACTTGAAGCTTACTACCAGTGGCTCTTCGACGTGCCGGTGAGCGTGGCGCCCTCCTCCTTCTCTTTCGTGAACACCGGCGCGGGCTTCGAGCGCTTCTTCCCGGACAGCCTCCACAACAAAGGCAACGGCTGCAACCAAGGGATCGAGCTCACGCTGGAGCACGCCTTCGCCAGGGGCTGGTACGGCCTCTTCACGGCATCGCTCTTCGATGCGCGCTACCGCGGCAGCGATGGCGTCTGGCGCAACACCTCCTTCAACGGCCGAAATGCCTTCAACCTGGTGCTGGCGCGCGAGTTCACCACCGCGAAGAAGTCGGTGATCAGCATCGGCACCAAATTCACCTACGCGGGCGGCCGCTGGTACGGCCCGGTCGATCGCGAGGCGAGCGCCGCCGCGCAGGAGGTGGTTTATGTGGACAGCCTGGTGAACACGCGGCAGTTCCGCCCCTACTTCCGCGCCGACCTGAAACTGGGATACCGCTGGAACCGGCCGAAAGTGATGCATGAGCTGGGCCTCGACCTGGTGAACGTGACCGGCCAGCAGAATATCCTCACGCTCACCTACGCGCCCGACCACCCGAGCGGCGACCCCATCCGCGAAGAGTACCAATTGGGCTTCCTGCCGCTCTTCTACTACAAGGTGGAATTCTGA
- the nadE gene encoding NAD(+) synthase — translation MNTEGIIEHITEWLRTYCERNGQLGFVVGVSGGIDSAVTSALCARTGLPTLCVEMPIHQASTQVVRAQEHISWLMERHPNARMEVVQLTPVFDRLMAALPAVEDKAAMELALANTRARLRMATLYYFAGLLRHVVAGTGNKVEDFGIGFFTKYGDGGVDLSPIADLTKTEVYAVARGLGIIGSIMQAKPTDGLWGDDRSDEDQIGASYPELEWAMDIREKGIDPAKLDLSARQQEVLAIFDRRKAANRHKMEPIPVCAVPPELKG, via the coding sequence ATGAATACCGAGGGCATCATCGAGCACATCACGGAATGGCTCCGCACGTATTGCGAGCGCAATGGGCAGCTGGGCTTCGTGGTGGGCGTGAGCGGCGGGATCGACAGCGCCGTGACCAGCGCGCTCTGCGCCCGGACCGGTTTGCCCACGCTTTGCGTGGAGATGCCCATCCATCAAGCGTCGACCCAGGTGGTGCGCGCACAGGAGCACATTTCGTGGCTCATGGAACGGCATCCGAATGCGCGCATGGAAGTGGTGCAGCTCACGCCCGTGTTCGATCGATTGATGGCCGCACTCCCGGCTGTCGAGGACAAGGCCGCCATGGAACTCGCGCTCGCGAACACCCGCGCGCGCTTGCGCATGGCCACGCTCTACTACTTCGCCGGACTTCTGAGGCATGTGGTGGCCGGCACGGGCAACAAGGTGGAGGACTTCGGCATCGGCTTCTTCACCAAGTACGGCGATGGCGGTGTGGACCTCTCGCCCATTGCAGACCTTACCAAGACCGAGGTGTACGCCGTGGCCCGCGGGCTCGGCATCATCGGCTCCATCATGCAAGCCAAGCCCACGGACGGCCTATGGGGCGATGACCGCAGCGACGAGGACCAGATCGGCGCGAGCTACCCCGAGCTGGAATGGGCGATGGACATCCGCGAGAAAGGCATTGACCCGGCCAAGCTTGATCTCAGCGCCCGGCAACAAGAGGTGCTCGCCATCTTCGACCGGCGCAAGGCCGCCAACCGCCATAAGATGGAACCGATCCCGGTGTGCGCGGTACCGCCCGAACTGAAGGGCTGA
- a CDS encoding PorT family protein has translation MNKPIALLAFVLTAATLTAQDDVGVRFGLKLSPNMAFVQPETKTLKSNGAGLGYTFGLMLELPIGNSGNYRFATGLNLNNMKTKWKTDFAYYDALNEPQKTRELETDVALQYVELPLTIKLMTNEIGYMRYFAVVGAGNAFNVKAKADQVVPVYNSVAPTIVDKFEEQENENVQDDIALYKASLIVGAGAEYNFSGSTSVMFGITYNNGFTNILDIDGAKAKAHYVELSLGVFF, from the coding sequence ATGAACAAGCCCATCGCTCTTCTCGCTTTCGTTCTCACCGCTGCAACGCTCACCGCGCAGGATGATGTGGGCGTGCGCTTCGGATTGAAGCTGAGCCCGAACATGGCCTTCGTGCAGCCCGAGACCAAGACGTTGAAGAGCAACGGCGCCGGTCTGGGATACACCTTCGGCCTGATGCTGGAGCTGCCCATCGGCAACAGCGGCAACTACCGCTTCGCAACCGGCCTGAACCTGAACAACATGAAGACGAAGTGGAAGACCGACTTCGCCTACTACGATGCCCTGAACGAGCCCCAGAAGACAAGGGAACTGGAGACGGATGTCGCCCTTCAGTACGTGGAGCTCCCGCTCACCATCAAGCTCATGACCAACGAGATCGGCTACATGCGCTACTTCGCCGTGGTGGGGGCCGGAAACGCGTTCAACGTCAAGGCCAAGGCCGACCAGGTGGTACCGGTGTACAACAGCGTTGCGCCCACCATCGTCGACAAGTTCGAGGAACAGGAGAACGAGAATGTGCAGGACGACATCGCGCTGTACAAGGCCTCGTTGATCGTGGGCGCTGGCGCGGAATACAACTTCAGCGGCAGCACCAGCGTGATGTTCGGCATCACCTATAACAACGGATTCACCAACATCCTCGACATCGATGGCGCCAAGGCCAAGGCCCATTATGTGGAGCTGAGCCTCGGCGTGTTCTTCTGA
- the gldC gene encoding gliding motility protein GldC codes for MKTSDINISVRLDDNHVPERIEWKAEDTGSQAMSKAMLLAFWDEQEKNTLRIDLWTKEMTVEEMKAFFHQNLLTLSDTFERATGEGRMAAQMRDFASYFAEHMLGVEPK; via the coding sequence ATGAAGACCTCCGATATCAACATCTCCGTGCGGCTTGACGACAACCATGTGCCTGAGCGCATCGAATGGAAGGCCGAGGACACCGGGAGCCAGGCCATGAGCAAAGCCATGCTGCTCGCGTTCTGGGACGAGCAGGAGAAGAACACGCTCCGCATCGATCTCTGGACGAAGGAGATGACCGTCGAGGAGATGAAGGCCTTCTTCCACCAGAACCTGCTCACCCTCTCCGACACCTTTGAGCGCGCTACCGGCGAAGGCCGGATGGCTGCTCAGATGCGCGACTTCGCGTCCTACTTCGCGGAGCACATGCTGGGCGTGGAGCCAAAGTGA
- a CDS encoding YihA family ribosome biogenesis GTP-binding protein — protein sequence MKSLRAEHLTSGREAAHWAKPALPEYAFIGRSNVGKSSLINMLCQIKKLARVSNTPGRTRNVEHFRVEGTLTSGRPWMLADLPGYGFAKASKAERAVWEKMIHAYLRERENLQCVFLLIDSRLEPQHNDLDMIQWLGEQGIPFRIVFTKADKISPPKVQANIAALKRELRKTWEELPPMHTTSSESRQGREEILALIEEVNERWGG from the coding sequence ATGAAATCCCTCCGCGCCGAGCACCTCACCAGCGGACGCGAAGCGGCGCATTGGGCGAAGCCTGCATTGCCCGAGTACGCCTTCATCGGCCGGAGCAATGTGGGCAAGAGCTCCCTGATCAACATGCTCTGCCAGATCAAGAAGCTGGCGCGCGTGAGCAATACGCCGGGGCGCACGCGAAATGTGGAGCACTTCCGCGTGGAAGGCACGCTCACCAGCGGCAGGCCCTGGATGCTCGCCGACCTGCCCGGCTACGGTTTCGCGAAAGCGAGCAAGGCCGAGCGCGCGGTGTGGGAGAAGATGATCCACGCCTATCTGCGGGAGCGTGAGAACCTGCAATGCGTTTTCCTGCTCATCGATTCGCGCCTTGAGCCGCAGCATAACGACCTCGACATGATCCAATGGCTCGGTGAGCAGGGGATCCCCTTCCGCATCGTGTTCACCAAGGCCGATAAGATCTCTCCGCCGAAGGTGCAGGCCAACATCGCTGCGCTGAAACGAGAGCTGCGGAAGACATGGGAGGAGCTCCCGCCCATGCACACCACCTCATCCGAGAGCCGTCAGGGACGGGAAGAGATCCTCGCGCTCATCGAGGAGGTGAATGAGCGTTGGGGAGGTTGA
- a CDS encoding alpha/beta fold hydrolase — MAHTLKQEGEFQYLDAGEGQPLVLLHGLFGALSNFKPLFDHFAPRYRVLVPMLPLYSMPMLGTNVPALADFLDRFLHHLGLAQVNLLGNSLGGHVALIYCTKHASRVRTLTLTGSSGLYENAFGGSFPRREDKEYLRKKIALTFHDPKHVTDALVEECYETVNDKGKLIRILALAKSAIRHNMGKDIPRMTMPVLLIWGRQDTITPPEVAEEFHSLFPNSELHWIEGCGHAPMMEHPEEFNRILGEWLHKRLEDANT, encoded by the coding sequence ATGGCGCACACGCTGAAGCAGGAAGGAGAGTTCCAGTACCTGGATGCCGGGGAAGGCCAGCCGCTTGTATTGCTCCATGGATTGTTCGGCGCGCTGAGCAACTTCAAACCGCTGTTCGATCATTTCGCGCCGCGCTACCGCGTGCTGGTCCCCATGCTGCCGCTGTACAGCATGCCCATGCTCGGAACCAATGTGCCGGCGCTGGCCGATTTCCTGGACCGCTTCCTCCATCACCTCGGCCTGGCGCAAGTGAACCTGCTGGGCAATTCCTTGGGCGGGCACGTGGCGCTGATCTACTGCACGAAGCACGCCTCACGGGTTCGCACCCTCACGCTCACCGGCAGCAGCGGCCTTTATGAGAATGCCTTCGGCGGCAGTTTCCCGCGACGCGAGGACAAAGAGTACTTGCGCAAGAAGATCGCCCTCACCTTCCACGACCCGAAGCACGTGACCGACGCGCTGGTGGAGGAGTGCTATGAGACGGTGAATGACAAGGGCAAATTGATCCGCATCCTGGCGTTGGCGAAGAGCGCCATCCGCCACAACATGGGCAAGGACATCCCGCGCATGACCATGCCGGTGCTGCTGATCTGGGGCAGGCAGGACACCATCACGCCGCCGGAAGTGGCCGAGGAATTCCACAGCCTCTTCCCCAACAGCGAACTGCACTGGATCGAGGGCTGCGGGCACGCGCCCATGATGGAGCACCCGGAGGAATTCAATCGGATCCTGGGCGAGTGGTTGCACAAGAGGCTCGAAGACGCGAACACCTAG
- a CDS encoding division/cell wall cluster transcriptional repressor MraZ — protein MLNLLGEYDCRLDAKGRLVLPAMLRKQLGDLADRGFVMNRDVHAPCLVIYPMPIWEATTNKLDRLNRFVKANADFIRRFTAGATPLAPDPTGRMLLPYALLKDARLGNDLKLLGQRDRIEVWDAKAYADMRNEAVDMSSLSEAVMGPLGNDDGK, from the coding sequence ATGCTGAACCTGCTCGGGGAATACGATTGCCGGCTCGACGCCAAGGGAAGGCTTGTCCTTCCAGCCATGCTGCGCAAGCAGCTGGGCGACTTGGCAGACCGCGGCTTCGTGATGAACCGGGATGTTCACGCGCCCTGCCTGGTGATCTATCCCATGCCGATCTGGGAGGCCACCACCAACAAGCTGGATCGCCTGAACCGATTCGTGAAAGCGAACGCGGATTTCATCAGGCGATTCACGGCAGGGGCGACTCCATTGGCGCCCGACCCCACCGGCCGTATGCTGCTGCCTTATGCATTGCTGAAGGATGCCCGATTGGGCAACGACCTGAAGCTGCTGGGCCAGCGCGACCGGATCGAGGTCTGGGATGCCAAGGCATACGCCGACATGCGCAACGAGGCCGTGGATATGAGCTCCTTGTCCGAAGCAGTCATGGGTCCATTGGGCAATGACGACGGGAAGTGA
- the rsmH gene encoding 16S rRNA (cytosine(1402)-N(4))-methyltransferase RsmH produces the protein MTTGSDYHDPVLSQACIDGLNIRPDGIYVDATFGGGGHSRAILGKLGPQGRLIAFDRDKDAWANAINDPRFTLVKSDFRWIRNHLRFLQAIPINGLLADLGVSSHQFDRGERGFSIRFDGPLDMRMDRRAKLTAADIVNGWDEGRIAGLLRSYGEVDGAHRVARALANARAAKRITTTQQLIQAIAPVTPWKEENGFRAQVFQALRIAVNDELGSLEALLKQSAEVMAPGARLVVISYHSLEDRLVKNWMRAGHLSGEEQKDHYGNRLRPFHPSGKAIKPSEEETARNPRARSARLRIAERA, from the coding sequence ATGACGACGGGAAGTGATTACCACGACCCCGTTCTTTCACAAGCCTGCATCGATGGGTTGAATATCCGCCCCGACGGCATCTACGTCGATGCCACCTTCGGGGGAGGAGGACACAGCCGCGCGATACTCGGCAAGCTCGGCCCGCAGGGAAGGCTGATCGCCTTCGACCGCGACAAGGACGCTTGGGCCAATGCGATCAACGACCCGCGCTTCACGCTGGTGAAGAGCGATTTCCGTTGGATCCGGAACCACCTGCGCTTCCTTCAGGCCATCCCGATCAATGGCCTGCTCGCCGACCTTGGCGTCAGCAGCCATCAATTCGATCGCGGTGAGCGCGGATTCAGCATCCGCTTCGACGGCCCGCTGGATATGCGGATGGACCGCCGCGCCAAGCTCACCGCAGCCGATATCGTGAACGGCTGGGACGAAGGGCGAATCGCCGGTCTCCTGCGGAGTTACGGCGAGGTCGATGGTGCGCACCGCGTGGCCAGGGCCTTGGCGAATGCACGCGCGGCCAAGCGCATCACCACCACGCAGCAGCTGATCCAGGCAATCGCTCCGGTGACGCCGTGGAAAGAGGAGAACGGCTTCCGTGCGCAGGTCTTCCAAGCGCTGCGCATCGCGGTGAACGACGAGCTCGGATCACTGGAGGCCTTGCTGAAGCAGAGCGCGGAGGTGATGGCGCCCGGGGCAAGGCTGGTGGTGATCAGCTACCACAGCCTCGAGGACCGCCTGGTGAAGAACTGGATGCGTGCCGGCCACCTCAGCGGAGAAGAGCAGAAGGACCACTACGGCAATAGGCTCCGGCCATTCCATCCATCGGGCAAGGCGATCAAGCCGAGCGAAGAAGAGACCGCAAGGAACCCGCGGGCCCGCAGCGCCCGCTTACGCATAGCAGAGAGAGCATGA